From Enterococcus mediterraneensis:
AGCATACTTATTAATAATAGAAAACAACGCCAATCATCTGATATGATGGTTGGCGTTGTTTTCCCATTTATAGTTTTAGCAGCTTTTCTGTCACTTTTGGAGGTAATTTGCGCTTATTTTAAGCGTTATTTTGCACTATAAGTAAACATAAATAAGCCCAATTTCTCGCATTAAAATTGAGAAATTGGGCTTTTATCGTTACTCCGGAAAAGCGCCCGATTAATAGTATTATTGATAAATATGTCATTTTTAACTTAGTAATGATTAAAATGATTTTTCAAAACAAACACATTGGTGAATACGTTTATTATTTGTAAATTGGTGAATATCTTTCCCAACGTAATGAGTAAAAGCGTTAACTAAGTATAAATTGGGCATGTTACTTTGAATTCGATGATTCATTTCATTTCCCTCAAAATAAACGTGATAATAAGAATCAACGATATTAAAATTCATTTTTTCATACCAGTTTTGAACCCATAAATCATCTCTTGTCCAAGCCTCAAATCGATTTAATTTCATTCTTCTTGCTTTAGTTTCAGCAGCATAGAGTAATTGTTGTCCTATTCCTCGTCGGGAGAAATCCGGATGAACAGCGATATGCCAAATCATCCCTCCTAACCCTTCTCCTCTGGAGCAAACTGTTCGTTCTTCTGTTTCATATTCTACATCAATAAGCCCAACAATTTGACCGTCCAACTCTGCGACTAGCTCGATTGCTGGATTTTCATAACGTTCTTTCTTATTTAGTACATTATCAAAATAGGCAGTCTGTAAAAACGCAAGTGTTCGGCATCTTACCCAACCAGTCTCGTCATTAACTCTATAGTCTCTAATAATCACTTTTTTCCCTCCGGATTTTAGGGACCACGTAGTTTATAGGGGATTTATACGTTCATCCCTTAAAATAGATTCACCCCGTTAAATATGTTCGCGATTTTCATAATATACCGCCTCCTTCTAATTTTAATTATTTAAATTTTATCAGATTTTTCCAAAATATACACTGATAAATGACAGATTCCATACACTATAATATCTCCCAAAAAAAGGAAAAAGCACAATTCTTGCTACAGAATTGCGCTCGATTGTTGAATATCGTTATTGAATTAAAGCCAACCGATAGTTTAACAAGGTCTTAGAATTTATCTAACCAATCGCTTAAACAATTATGGTTTAACTGGAGCAACACTCCAATTAATTTTATTTACATCTTTAATATTAATATTTCCTAAACTCAAAATATGGGGAATATGTGCGAACATCCCAAAGTTAACTCCCTTTTTGTGTTCATCTGTGAAGTATGCTAATGTCTCTGATGGCAAAGCTACACATTCTCGATACGTAGTGATATCAATAATTTGAATTTCCTCATCAGGTATATCCGCAGCTGGACCTTTATAATTTTTCTTATTATAAAAATATACAGCATTTTGATTATCGATTAATCTTTCCGTTGGGATTTCATAGAACATCAAATCTTTTTTAATGCTTACTCCAAGAGAATGTAAAGCTTCATAGACATAGTAAGGATGCAGAGGTAATAAAAAAATTACATCATTCCATAAACAATCCAATTTTGGTATGCTTCGTAATAATAAACTCTCCCGTTCTGGATGATCAAAATGGTTCTGTTGCAAAGTCTCAAAAAGGTCATTAGTTTTTCAAGATGATTCTTATTTAAGCAGGGATTCCTAATAGTCCTTTGATTTCTGTACAGACGGAAAAGCCAAAAAGAGACCCTTCTTTTCGGC
This genomic window contains:
- a CDS encoding GNAT family N-acetyltransferase encodes the protein MIIRDYRVNDETGWVRCRTLAFLQTAYFDNVLNKKERYENPAIELVAELDGQIVGLIDVEYETEERTVCSRGEGLGGMIWHIAVHPDFSRRGIGQQLLYAAETKARRMKLNRFEAWTRDDLWVQNWYEKMNFNIVDSYYHVYFEGNEMNHRIQSNMPNLYLVNAFTHYVGKDIHQFTNNKRIHQCVCFEKSF
- a CDS encoding group-specific protein; translated protein: MDCLWNDVIFLLPLHPYYVYEALHSLGVSIKKDLMFYEIPTERLIDNQNAVYFYNKKNYKGPAADIPDEEIQIIDITTYRECVALPSETLAYFTDEHKKGVNFGMFAHIPHILSLGNINIKDVNKINWSVAPVKP